One region of Mangifera indica cultivar Alphonso chromosome 3, CATAS_Mindica_2.1, whole genome shotgun sequence genomic DNA includes:
- the LOC123211180 gene encoding cytosolic sulfotransferase 16-like, whose amino-acid sequence MAKALITAEKCFVPKTKEEEDETERVYNSYRDIISTLPRTKGWATQHLCQYQGFWFQPLVGLEGIMWMQQHFTSRPTDIYLVSSPKSDPEILPSPRIFATHMPFTSLPDSIKDSSCPIVYISRNPKDVLVSSWQFVNKVKPKDLPPLLLEEAFEMFSEAISPYGSFWDQVLGYWKASLELPEKIHFLKYEDIKKEPLLNIKRVAGFVGRPFCLQEEENGTVQEILKLCNFDNMKNLEVNKNGLYRVRKTKNDAFFREGKVGDWKNYLTNEMAERTS is encoded by the exons ATGGCTAAAGCTCTCATAACAGCTGAGAAATGTTTTGTTCCTAAaacaaaagaggaagaagatgaaacagAAAGAGTCTACAACAGCTACAGAGACATAATCTCTACTCTTCCGAGAACCAAAGGCTGGGCGACTCAGCATCTTTGTCAATATCAAGGCTTTTGGTTTCAACCCCTGGTTGGTCTTGAAGGAATCATGTGGATGCAACAACACTTCACCTCTCGACCCACTGACATTTACCTTGTCTCCTCTCCAAAATCAG ACCCAGAAATTCTTCCATCGCCTCGTATTTTTGCAACTCATATGCCTTTCACTTCATTACCAGATTCCATAAAAGATTCTTCTTGCCCGATAGTTTACATATCTAGAAACCCGAAAGATGTGCTTGTTTCTTCATGGCAATTCGTGAATAAAGTGAAACCCAAGGATTTGCCTCCCTTGTTGCTGGAAGAAGCATTTGAAATGTTCAGTGAAGCGATTTCTCCATATGGGTCGTTCTGGGATCAAGTTTTAGGGTATTGGAAAGCAAGTTTAGAGCTCCCCGAgaagatacattttttaaaatatgaagaCATAAAGAAGGAGCCTTTACTGAATATAAAGAGAGTGGCGGGGTTTGTTGGTCGGCCATTTTGTTtacaggaagaagaaaatggaacTGTGCAAGAGATTTTGAAGCTGTGTAATTTTGACAATATGAAAAACTTGGAGGTGAATAAGAATGGACTTTACCGTGTTCGCAAAACTAAAAACGATGCGTTCTTTAGAGAAGGAAAGGTTGGAGATTGGAAGAATTATCTAACAAATGAAATGGCTGAACGAACGTCTTGA